In Zea mays cultivar B73 chromosome 7, Zm-B73-REFERENCE-NAM-5.0, whole genome shotgun sequence, the following proteins share a genomic window:
- the LOC100285447 gene encoding BAP2 → MSHKVATMPMTTIEVTVLSGEDVRRVPSGRPLCRGAYAVVHTASSSAPTRVDQDPDCHGYPHWGDAVRVALPAGARWLDVEVCRARAGGQSEPVAAARVPVEDFTVGPPGHLHCLSYRLFHSAGGMQRRNGIVNITVKRLDGGAPPVEGKAMFRSAAKAVDAAGASGSGSCCAAAVEQGKPAAPAGAVMGYPVGC, encoded by the coding sequence ATGTCGCACAAGGTGGCGACAATGCCGATGACGACCATCGAGGTGACGGTCCTGTCCGGGGAGGACGTGCGACGAGTGCCCTCGGGCCGGCCCCTGTGCCGCGGCGCCTACGCCGTGGTCCACACCGCGTCGTCCTCCGCGCCCACCCGCGTCGACCAGGACCCCGACTGCCACGGCTACCCGCACTGGGGCGATGCGGTGCGCGTGGCGCTCCCGGCGGGCGCGCGCTGGCTGGACGTCGAGGTCTGCCGCGCGCGCGCCGGGGGCCAGTCGGAGCCCGTGGCCGCGGCGCGCGTCCCcgtcgaggacttcaccgtcgggCCCCCAGGCCACCTGCATTGCCTCAGCTACCGGCTGTTCCACTCCGCCGGCGGCATGCAGCGCCGGAACGGCATTGTCAACATCACCGTCAAGAGGCTCGATGGTGGCGCGCCGCCGGTGGAAGGGAAGGCGATGTTCAGGTCGGCCGCGAAGGCCGTGGACGCCGCCGGCGCGAGCGGGAGTGGCTCATGCTGCGCCGCCGCCGTGGAGCAGGGGAAGCCCGCGGCGCCTGCTGGCGCCGTGATGGGTTACCCCGTTGGGTGCTAG